A window of Panthera leo isolate Ple1 chromosome D2, P.leo_Ple1_pat1.1, whole genome shotgun sequence contains these coding sequences:
- the MMS19 gene encoding MMS19 nucleotide excision repair protein homolog isoform X4, with the protein MRTREEELKGLGADFTFGFIQVMDGEKDPRNLLVAFRIVHDLISRDYSLGPFVEELFEVTSCYFPIDFTPPPNDPHGIQREDLILSLRAVLASTPRFAEFLLPLLIEKVDSEILSAKLDSLQTLNACCAVYGQKELKDFLPSLWASIRREVFQTASERVEADGLAALHSLTACLSRSVLRADAEDLLDSFLSNILQDCRHHLCEPDMKLVWPSAKLLQAAAGASARACDHITSNVLPLLLEQFHKHSQSNQRRTILEMILGFLKLHQKWSYEDKDERPLNGFKDQLCSLVFMALTDPSAQLQLVGIRTLTVLGAQPDLLSSGDLELAVGHLYRLSFLEEDSQSCRVAALEASGALATLYPVAFSSHLVPKLAEELGRGELDLARGDEPAKCSRHLRCLQALSAISTHPNIVKETLPLLLQHLCQMNKGYMVAGTSEVIAVCQSLQQVAEKCQRDLESCWYFHQTAVPCLLALAVQASMPEKEHSVLRKVLLEDEVLAAMVSVIGTATTHLSPDLAAQSVAHIVPLFLDGNVSFLPENSFPCRFQPFQDGSSGQRRLVALLMAFVCSLPRNVEIPQLNQLMRELVELSCCPSCPSSSTAAAKCFAGLLNKLPAGQQLDEFLQLAVDKVEAGLSPGPYRSQAFTLLLWVTKALVLRYHPLSSCLTDRLMGLLGDPELGPAAADGFSLLMSDCTDVLTRAGHAEVRIMFRQRFFTDNVPALVQGFHAASQDVKPNYLKGLSHVLNRLPKPVLLPELPTLLSLLLEALSCSDCVVQLSTLSCLQPLLLEAPQVMSLHVDTLVTKFLNLSSSPSMAVRIAALQCMHALTRLPTPVLLPYKPQVIRALAKPLDDKKRLVRKEAVSARGEWFLLGSPGS; encoded by the exons ATGCGAACCCGGGAAGAAG agCTGAAGGGCCTAGGAGCTGACTTCACCTTTGGCTTCATCCAGGTGATGGATGGGGAAAAGGATCCGCGAAATCTTCTGGTGGCTTTCCGCATCGTCCATGACCTCATCTCTAGGGACTATAGTCTGG GACCCTTTGTGGAGGAGTTGTTTGAAGTGACGTCTTGTTACTTCCCTATTGATTTTACCCCT ccACCTAATGATCCCCACGGTATCCAGAGAGAAGACCTCATCCTGAGTCTTCGAGCTGTGCTGGCTTCTACACCGCGATTTGCTGAG TTCCTGCTGCCCCTGCTGATTGAGAAAGTAGATTCTGAGATTCTGAGTGCCAAGCTGGATTCTCTGCAGACTCTG AATGCTTGCTGTGCTGTGTACGGACAGAAGGAACTGAAAGACTTCCTCCCCAGCCTTTGGGCTTCTATCCGCAGAGAG GTGTTCCAGACGGCAAGTGAGCGGGTGGAGGCGGATGGCCTGGCAGCCCTCCACTCCCTGACTGCGTGTTTGTCtcgctctgtgctgagggctgaTGCCGAGGACCTCCTTGACTCCTTCCTTAGCAACATTCTACAGG ACTGCAGGCACCATCTGTGTGAACCGGACATGAAACTGGTGTGGCCTAGTGCCAAACTGTTGCAGGCAGCTGCAGGTGCATCTGCTCGGGCCTGTGACCATATCACCAGCAACGTGCTGCCTTTACTGCTGGAACAGTTCCACAAGCACAGTCAG AGCAACCAGCGGCGGACAATCCTTGAAATGATCCTGGGTTTCTTGAAGCTACACCAGAAATGGAGCTATGAAGACAAGG ACGAAAGGCCGCTGAATGGCTTCAAGGACCAGCTGTGCTCACTGGTGTTCATGGCTCTGACAGATCCCAGCGCCCAGCTTCAGCTTGTTGGCATCCGTACACTCACAGTCTTGGGTGCCCAGCCAG ATCTTCTCTCTTCTGGGGACTTGGAGCTGGCAGTGGGTCACCTGTACAGActgagcttcctggaggaggactCCCAGAGTTG CAGGGTGGCAGCACTGGAAGCATCGGGAGCCCTGGCCACTCTCTACCCTGTAGCCTTCAGCAGCCACCTAGTGCCCAAGCTTGCTGAGGAGCTGGGCAGAG GGGAGTTAGATTTGGCTAGAGGGGATGAGCCTGCCAAATGCTCCCGGCATCTGCGCTGTCTACAAGCCTTATCAGCTATATCAACACATCCCAATATTGTCAAGGAGACCCTGCCTCTGCTGCTACAGCATCTCTGCCAGATGAATAAAG GGTATATGGTTGCAGGAACCAGTGAAGTTATTGCTGTCTGTCAGAGCCTCCAGCAGGTGGCAGAAAAATGCCAGCGGGACCTTGAGAGCTGCTGGTATTTCCATCAGACAGCTGTACCTTGCCTGCTCGCCCTGGCTGTGCAGGCTTCCATGCCAG aGAAGGAGCACTCAGTTCTGAGAAAAGTACTGTTGGAGGATGAGGTCTTGGCTGCCATGGTGTCTGTCATTGGCACTGCCACCACCCACTTGAGCCCTGA CTTAGCTGCCCAGAGTGTTGCCCACATTGTGCCCCTTTTCTTGGATGGCAACGTCTCCTTTCTGCCTGAAAACAGCTTCCCTTGCAGATTCCAGCCATTCCAG GATGGCTCCTCAGGGCAGAGGCGGCTGGTTGCATTGCTTATGGCCTTTGTCTGCTCCTTGCCTCGAAAT GTGGAAATCCCTCAACTGAACCAACTCATGCGGGAGCTTGTAGAGCTGAGCTGctgccccagctgcccctcctcctccaccgcTGCTGCCAAGTGCTTTGCAGGACTCCTCAACAAGCTCCCTGCAG GGCAACAGCTAGATGAATTCCTGCAGCTGGCAGTGGACAAAGTGGAGGCTGGCCTGAGCCCTGGCCCCTATCGTAGTCAGGCCTTCACACTGCTTCTCTGG GTAACAAAGGCCTTAGTGCTTAGATATCATCCTCTCAGCTCATGCCTTACAGACCGG CTCATGGGCCTCCTGGGTGATCCAGAACTAGGCCCAGCAGCAGCTGATGGCTTCTCTCTGCTCATGTCTGACTGCACGGACGTGTTGACCCGTGCTGGCCATGCTGAAGTGCGTATCATGTTCCGCCAGCGGTTCTTCACAGATAACGTGCCTGCTTTGGTCCAGGGTTTCCATGCTGCTTCCCAAG ATGTGAAGCCAAATTACCTGAAGGGCCTGTCTCACGTACTTAATAGGCTGCCTAAGCCTGTACTCCTACCAGAGTTGCCTACG CTGCTCTCCTTGCTGCTGGAGGCCCTGTCTTGCTCCGACTGTGTAGTTCAGCTCTCCACCCTCAGCTGCCTTCAGCCTCTTCTACTGGAAGCACCCCAGGTCATGAGTCTTCACGTTGACACCCTTGTCACCAAGTTTCTGAACCTCAGCTCTAGTCCTTCCATG GCTGTCCGGATTGCCGCATTGCAGTGCATGCACGCTCTCACTCGCCTGCCCACCCCTGTG CTGCTGCCATATAAACCACAGGTGATCCGAGCCTTAGCCAAGCCCCTAGATGACAAGAAGAGACTGGTGCGCAAGGAGGCAGTGTCAGCCAGGGGAGAATG GTTTCTGCTGGGGAGCCCTGGCAGCTGA